DNA sequence from the Methanolobus psychrophilus R15 genome:
CACCTTAGTTATGCGTGCTACTTTTTCAGCGGCTGCGGGTGTCAGGCCCGTTCCAAGTATCGTATATCTTTCCGGGCGGATAGTATGTGCAACAAGAAGCGCCTCTAATATATACCTATCTTCAATACCCAGCCCTTCGGCCGTCGTGGGAGCGCCTATTACTTCGAGGCATTCTTTTATTTTATTCCAGTCTCCACCGTGCAGATACATCATCATGATCGTTCCTACACCACACTGCTCGCCGTGCAGCGCATGGTGAGGAGATACCATATCCAGAGCATGACTGAACATGTGTTCAGAGCCGGAAGCCGGTCTTGATGAACCTGCGATGCTCATGGCAACACCACTGGATACGAGGGCCTTGACGACCATCCTTACAGAACTCTCAAGGCCGGGTTTAATAGAATCAGCTGAATCGATGAGTATCTTTGCAGTCATCCGGGACAGAGCCGCAGCATACTCACTGAAGGGTTCATTTGTCAGGCGATAGGCAAGCTCCCAGTCCCTGACAGCAGTATAATTAGAAATAATATCCCCACAACCTGCTGCAAGCAGGCGGTATGGAGCCTTTGAGATGATAGCTGTGTCAGCTATCACAGCCATGGGTGCATTTGCCTCAATCGAACTTGTCTTCCCATTGCAGCGAATAGAGGCCCTTGATGAGACAATGCCATCATGGGACGCAGCTGTTGGCACACTCATAAAAGGAACATCCAGTTGTGTGGCGGCAAGTTTTGCAACATCGATGGATTTTCCGCTGCCAACACCGATCATATATGAAGAGTTGTGTTCAAAAGCCTCTTTTTTAACTTTTTCGACTTCGACCATAGAGGCTTCTGCTGATACCACTATCCGGGCATTCTGCCCGCAGTCGTTCAGCAGATCGCAGACTATATCCCCGGCTATCTTCCTGGTATTACAACCTGTGACAATGACAGGATCTTTTCCCAGTTTGAGGTCTTTGCAAACATATTTAATATCATAGATGACATCGTGGCCGACCAACACATCTCTGGGCAGCTGCATCCATTTTTTCATTCCATCTTGCATGGGGATCAATTCTATACCTGCTGGTTCGAGTAGTATATTTAATTAATATTAAGATATATTGCCTTTAGAGAGAATCGCCCTTATATAAA
Encoded proteins:
- a CDS encoding 3-dehydroquinate synthase; this encodes MIPMQDGMKKWMQLPRDVLVGHDVIYDIKYVCKDLKLGKDPVIVTGCNTRKIAGDIVCDLLNDCGQNARIVVSAEASMVEVEKVKKEAFEHNSSYMIGVGSGKSIDVAKLAATQLDVPFMSVPTAASHDGIVSSRASIRCNGKTSSIEANAPMAVIADTAIISKAPYRLLAAGCGDIISNYTAVRDWELAYRLTNEPFSEYAAALSRMTAKILIDSADSIKPGLESSVRMVVKALVSSGVAMSIAGSSRPASGSEHMFSHALDMVSPHHALHGEQCGVGTIMMMYLHGGDWNKIKECLEVIGAPTTAEGLGIEDRYILEALLVAHTIRPERYTILGTGLTPAAAEKVARITKVIS